The genomic interval TTGGCTTTCGCCTGCATTTCCTCCGGTTGCGTTACCAAAGATTTTTTAATTTGCGAAGCTTTCTTTTCAGTGTTTTCCGTTTTCTTTTGAGCGGAAGCTTGCGTGTTTATCTTCTTATTGGAAATAGAAATGGCTTTTTTCGATTCCGCCGCCAAGTCAATTTTCACAGCATTTACTTGAGGCACTATGATTTCAGAAGCTGACTCTTCAGGTGCTTCCTCCTTCGTAGTTTCTTTACTGTTTGTTGACAGCAATGTGTCGTTTTGCGGAGCGGATACTTTTGGCGCCAACATAGGAGCTTGAGTATTAGGCGTGGCTGTTTTTGTAGTATTTGGCTGAGGTGAAGAATCCGGAGCTGTGGATGTTGAAGCCTGCTTGCTATCTGTAAGCTGAGGCGCGTTTTCTTTTTGAATTTCAGTTTCGCCATTCAAAAAGTCTGATTCTTCGATTTCTTCCTTCTTGTTATCGTCAAGTTGATTGTCTAATTCATTTTCTTGATTGCTTTCAGATTGTTGCTCGTCTTTGGAAGAATTGGAAGCAAGCCTAAGGCCGTATTTTTCAGCCATGGTATCCTTAAAAGTCTTTGTCGGAGCAAGCTTAGGCAAGCCGTATTTTTCCTCCATGTTTTCTTCCAAAGACTTGGGACGTTGCGGCATATTGTAGCCGTACTTGACCGCTATATTTTCTTCAAGGGAACGACCTGCGGCCTCTACATCCGTTCCGTATTTTTCAGCCACGGAAACTGTCATTTTCCTAAGGCTACCATCTTCCTCATTATACAAAGGGGATGGTTTGTTTGCTTGCTGTGGCTTGTAAGCCATCGCATATTCCTTTTCTTCAGCCATTCTGTGAGATCATCTGAATATTAAAAAATAATGACAAATATATGAAAAATTAAAATAAATAAGGAGTTTATATTATTTTTAACCTATAAATAATAAACGCACACTTTAATATATACAACAATGTCTTTTTTAGAGCAAGAGCTGAAAAGAGTTTCCGCGTCGATCTCAACACTAGAGGGAATGTCAGATAATAATGACGAACGAGCGATTATCTTTAAAACGCCTAAGACGGGAAGAACATACCAGCACTATAAAATGCTTGTCAAAGGACTTGCAGAGGAGGAAAAGTTTATTATCGCCCTCGCTTTGGCGCCTCATGTAAACGCTCATTATCTTACTCCGCTTATCGCCGTAAGAATGTCAGACCCAGCAGCGGGAGGCTCCTTCGAAAGGGATGGTGCAAGCTCTTTTCAACCGACAGTTTCCACTGTGATGTATTTGCTCAATCAGGGAAAAAGTCCCGACGCAGAGCGAAGCCTTGAAATATTGACTTTATTCGATGCTTCGGCTCCGCTTATTTCCAGAGGATTGATACAATTGGACAGCAAAAGCTCTTGCTTGCTGGACGCTAAGATAGAAATCACCACCAGCGCTCTTCATCGCATGCTATGGGATCGGCCGTATGTGCCGCCGATGAGTGGCGTATTTCCAGCGGAACGTATTACGACGAAACAGGAATGGGACGACCTTGTGGTTGCCAGAAAAACAAAAGCGCAGATGGAAGAGGCTTTGCGATGGCTTAGAACGCATAAAGCCTTGCAAGAAAATGAAACTTTCAATCGAAAGACTTTGCCGGGGTTCAGGACTTTATTTTACGGGCCATCGGGAACAGGCAAAACTCTGGCGGTGACTTTACTGGGCAAGCGAACGGGCATGGAGGTGTATCGGGTGGATATCAGCAAACTAGTGTCAAAGTATATCGGCGAGACGGAGAAAAATCTCAAACGTGTATTCGATATCGCGGAGCAACATGACTGGATATTATTTTTTGATGAAGGGGACGCTATTTTTGGCAAGCGCGTGGATGGCGGTCAATCGAGCAACGATCGTCATTCGAATCAAGAAATCGCTTATTTATTGCAACGTATTGAAAGGTATCCCGGCATGGTCGTCATCGCTACGAACTTGAAGTCCAATATGGACAAAGCTTTTTTGAGAAGGTTTCAATGCATCGTTGAGTTTATGGAGCCCAATGAGCAAATGCGACTTAAGATGTGGGAAACCATTTTTGACGACAGCATGAGCAAGGAGGAAGGCTTGTGCTTTGAGGAATACGCCAAAAGCTACCCACTTACTGGAGGCCAGATCATCAATGTGTTCCATCGAGCAGCAGCATTCGCCTATGACGAGAATGGGGGCATTATCGCTCAAAAGCATGTGGCGGAGGCATTATGCCGTCAGTTGATCTCCATGAACAAGCTTAACGGGCAGATAGAAAGAAAGCTCATGGAACAATGGGGCATGAGGGTGTTTCATTGATGCGAATTTTCGCTTTAATGATGTTGCGATGGCGGATGCTTTGAAAGCCCTAAAAGAGTCCTTTTGAAAGATATGGATATCCATTACCTTTTTTGCCGCTATATAAAAGCAGAACTCTTTCAGGGCTTGGCCGTTTTTTACCAGAATAAATCGAGTTTTGAACGCTTTTCAATTTCTTCAATGGAGGCTTGACAATTGTTGAAGTCTTCTTCTTTGGAAACGCTTTGGTCCATAATCCAACCTTTCTTGACTGTCTTTCCATCATTCTTGTAAATAACCACTTTCCAATATCCGGAAGGAATCACATGAAATTCATCGGCTTCGGGGAGCTTTGGCATTTGCCTTTCATATAGCGGCCCTGAAATGACATAAACCTCTCCATGCTTATCAACAAGCGACCTTACATGTTTTTCAAGTTGTTTCCAAGGTCCTTGATTCAAATTGGCTTTTTGAGGGGTGATATTGGACATATAATTTGCCGTGAAATATTCATCCGTTCCATCCAAACTAGCCAAAGGCGCCTGATGGCCTCTGTCTGTCTCCAAAGCTTCATTCGCTCCTTTGTAATCGGAAGGCTCCAAGGTTTCATCTTTGGACAGCCATGGATCTTTTTTCCAATTTCGAGGTTTGTTTTTTCCACTGATCGATGCTGTGTCCAATCTGTATGCGACCCAGTCGGCAAATTTTGTGGAATCATTGGTTGACATGGCATATAAATCACGAATGATCAAATCATTGCTCAAGGGCGTGCCGTATGGATAATTGCCTTTATAGAAGTGCTTGCAGTGTATTTCTTGACGGTGTTGAGATGAAACCACATGAAATTGAACCAAGCAAATAAAAAGTAAAATATGCTTCATTTTTTTAGGCAATATATAGAATTGAACATTAAGCCGCTATTAATTATTACTTGAACCACTCCGGGCGCAGAACCGCGCGGAGAGGGGAGGGCTAGAAGGTTTGCAGGGGCTCGGTGGATGATGGCAAAGCCAATGGAGGGAGGACGAGAGCGCAGCGACGGAGATACCCTTGCCAAACCATATCGTAACTAGGATGAAATGCTAGGCCTATCTTTCTCCTTTTTTCCTTGCCTCGGGCGTATATCAATCAGCTGGCATTGGCTCACAAGATGTTGTGAGCCAATGGGTGGATCAGGTACGCAGATGGTAACACGCCACGAGGGTCGGCAATGGGACTGATATAACTAATAGATACATTGATAATATCAAGCTTCTAATTTAGATTACATAAGAAACCCATCTATCTCTTCAATCGGCTCAGGAATTTCGGAATCATTTAACATTTCACGGAGATCAATTTCTATAGTTTTTGATATTGAAGTGATTGGCACATCATTATGAGTTCCTTCAAATGGGTTTTCTGAATAATCGCCGATCTTTTCCATTAAAAAAAATACCCAAGCTATAAGACCTGTAAAAAATGGGCATAAGAACAATAACCAAGGTCCTTCATCCTTCATTATATCCATCAGACTAAAAGGCATCAATGCGCATAATACAATTGTTAACCATATAGCAACAGATGCATATTGACGAGGAAAAGGGAAGTTTTTTATTCGTTCGGATTTTCCTTGATCAGCGTAAAAGCTTAAAATCAAACGGTGAAGCTCCATATGCCTAAAGTCTTCAAAATAATTTTCATTTCTTAAGTATTGAAGCCTTTTGGATTGGATGCTTAATATTTGACTCGCTAAATTTGTTTTTCCTTCTAAAGACTTTATTTCATCAGATGAAATATACTGTATTAGCTCACTGTCCAATTCTTTTATATACTTTTCGCAAATTGTGGGCCTATATAAATTATTTAGACGTTCGTTTGTATGCTCCCATCTTCTGCTTAATCTTAATTGATATCTTAAGGCCGTAATCCATGCAATGTGTCGATAAATGAGCTCTCGTCGTACCTCATCTTGACTCTCTCCTTCCACAAAAGAAATTACTCCTGCCCCAAATGTCCTACTGTTGTTCACAATGCTTCCCCATATCTTTCTAGCTTCCCAAGTTCTGTCATATGAACTATTATTTTTAAATCCTAGATAAAAAGCAACTGCTATACCTATAATACTTAAGGGGCCCCAAGGAACCGTTAGATTAAGATTAAATAAATATGAAAGAAAGTAAATAAACAATCCATATAAATTTCCAAGTAAAAAAGGCAAATATGACCTTCTTACCATGAACCAAAATCCATATAATCTCTTAGTATACATTCTAAAATAATTACATTTTATTGATAGATTATATTTATGAAGACAAAAAGTATACCTTGTATCTAATACTATTCCTGCCATTTTGTTGATTCGAATGACAAAGATATCCGATCTAGATACCTCATTCGATTTATTTTTCAGCTAGGGTGACATCTTATATCGATCCTCTTCTTTTTTCCTTGCCTCGGGCGTATGGCAATCAGCTGACATTGGCTCACAACATCTTATGTGCCAACAGGTGGGTCAGATACGCAGGGGATAACAGGCCACGAGAGTGTTGGCGATGGGGAGATGGAATTATAAATCAATAAAAAAACAAGGAATTAGGCTTGTATATGTAAAAAATATTTGCTTTTATCCAAGCACCTTTAATTAGTTGAGCATTTCAAGATATTTGTCTCAACAGTGTTGAGAGTTTTGGCTCATTAACTTTAATATGATCTACTATTTGTGTCGCCTCTGACTTGTCTCAAATGTTGGATTCAATTTCCTATATTCTAATATAGATCAATAAATTCGCTGTTTATTTTTTGAAGAGCTTTTAATCTAGGTTTTTGGATAAATAAAATGACATTTGAGAATTTATTTTTCAAGATCATCAACAGAGAATAATTAAATTCTTAACAAATATATAATAAATTAGTGAGCAGATTTAATTGAATCGTCGGCGCGAGAAAATCATAGGCAGGCAGTGCGAAGCTTTGCTGATCGACGAAGCCGAACGCCATATAACCCGTTAGCAAGGGAGCAGGAAAGTTGGAGACGGGCTAATCCCCAAATGCGAAGTGAGGTTGATTATGCTTTTAATAAAAACTCCTCGCCAAAATCAAATACAGCGAGGAGTTGCTTAACTATTGTTATTTAATTACCAATTCAATAATTGAAGATCTTTTCTTAATTCCTTATTAGTCAAATACTCCGCATCCAATACCATAGGAGTGGTTTTGTCTTTAGGCAATTTTTCCAAATCCAAATAATCTTTAGGTGCTTGGCATAATGGATGATTCAAGCTTGATTTACGATCTTTTGTCTGGTACATCAACAACCACATATTAGGCTCTAATTTCGCCTTTTTATATTTTCTCTCAAGATCAGCTTGGTATGAGCCAGCAATTTCAAAATTATTCATGCCCCAGCCCTCCATTTTTCTCGTCGCTTTCAATAGCTCCTTGACATCTTTCATAGCGTTATGCTCCAACACTATTGTCAATTCATATTTCTTGGCTAGTGAGCAAAACTCTTTATAGCCTGTCATTCCTCTTTTGAAAAATTTGTCAGAAGGTATCAGCATTTTTTTAATACCCATCTTTTGCATGTTTTGCATGATAATTTCAGACATGACCATTCCTTTGTCATAGATTTTTCCCCATTCTATTTCAAAAACAATTTGACGATAACCGTCTATTAAGGATCTTAAGTCAACAATCGCGTCAATATTGTGATCAATTAAAAACTCTCGATCTGCGACGCATTGCTTTTCAGCGCTTTCAAACACATATTTTCCGTTAATCAAAACTCCCCCAAAATGATCAGCAAAATTTTCAATGGAAGCAATATCATTGCTGAGGCTATTCATATTTCTGAGCGCTATCCAGTGCATTTTATTTTCTTGCTTAACTGGGTTAATTGGATTGATTTTCAATGTTTTATTCCCTTTCAATTCCTTGTATTGATAAGGATTAGACATCCAAACTATAGAGTAATCATGAAAAACATCGTCCCACTGATCATAATATCGATTCAATACTTGAAGTTGCGCTACGGGCTTGTTTTTCAATTCATCAATAAACTGAATACTTTGATCTTTGGCATAATGCACTGTGATATTATAATCATTGGCTAGCATTTCGATATTCTTATCTTTCTTGTCTATAACAACATCTTTAGCATAATCAAAAACAGAAGCATTTTGGATAGCCTCTAATATTTCATTTTCCAATGCGCCTCTTCCATCGATAATGAATCGAAGATGCTTTCTATTCATCCAAAGCGATTCTCTTTTTAAGGATTCCGGATTGGCTTTGGCCATGGCATTCGCCTTGATGTTCACCCCGTCAAAATATGTAAAGAACGAAGAATAAGAAAGAATTTTTTCTTTTAGCTGTGTCGTTGTCGAAATATTCAGAAACCTATTTTTACCTAATTCAACAGGATCGTTTTGCGCCAATACATGGAGGCTATTGCTTTCCTTAATTTTTACTTCAAATATTCTTACATCGTATCCGGAGATAGTTGTCTTTGTATTTTTTCCAATCGGATATTGTTCAAAACCACGTGGATAATATCCAACGACATCCTTGATATATGTATCATTAAGCTGAATTTCCTTGATGGATTTTATATCTCCGATATTGGATTTGATTTCAAAATCTTTTTCCTTCATTTCATTATTGAACAAAGCTAAAGTATAAAGACCCTTTTCCTTGCGGTTTGTGATTAGCCCCAAATTTTCGCCTGCTTCGAAAG from Aureibacter tunicatorum carries:
- a CDS encoding DNA/RNA non-specific endonuclease is translated as MKHILLFICLVQFHVVSSQHRQEIHCKHFYKGNYPYGTPLSNDLIIRDLYAMSTNDSTKFADWVAYRLDTASISGKNKPRNWKKDPWLSKDETLEPSDYKGANEALETDRGHQAPLASLDGTDEYFTANYMSNITPQKANLNQGPWKQLEKHVRSLVDKHGEVYVISGPLYERQMPKLPEADEFHVIPSGYWKVVIYKNDGKTVKKGWIMDQSVSKEEDFNNCQASIEEIEKRSKLDLFW
- a CDS encoding bestrophin family protein, translating into MYTKRLYGFWFMVRRSYLPFLLGNLYGLFIYFLSYLFNLNLTVPWGPLSIIGIAVAFYLGFKNNSSYDRTWEARKIWGSIVNNSRTFGAGVISFVEGESQDEVRRELIYRHIAWITALRYQLRLSRRWEHTNERLNNLYRPTICEKYIKELDSELIQYISSDEIKSLEGKTNLASQILSIQSKRLQYLRNENYFEDFRHMELHRLILSFYADQGKSERIKNFPFPRQYASVAIWLTIVLCALMPFSLMDIMKDEGPWLLFLCPFFTGLIAWVFFLMEKIGDYSENPFEGTHNDVPITSISKTIEIDLREMLNDSEIPEPIEEIDGFLM
- a CDS encoding ATP-binding protein; this translates as MSFLEQELKRVSASISTLEGMSDNNDERAIIFKTPKTGRTYQHYKMLVKGLAEEEKFIIALALAPHVNAHYLTPLIAVRMSDPAAGGSFERDGASSFQPTVSTVMYLLNQGKSPDAERSLEILTLFDASAPLISRGLIQLDSKSSCLLDAKIEITTSALHRMLWDRPYVPPMSGVFPAERITTKQEWDDLVVARKTKAQMEEALRWLRTHKALQENETFNRKTLPGFRTLFYGPSGTGKTLAVTLLGKRTGMEVYRVDISKLVSKYIGETEKNLKRVFDIAEQHDWILFFDEGDAIFGKRVDGGQSSNDRHSNQEIAYLLQRIERYPGMVVIATNLKSNMDKAFLRRFQCIVEFMEPNEQMRLKMWETIFDDSMSKEEGLCFEEYAKSYPLTGGQIINVFHRAAAFAYDENGGIIAQKHVAEALCRQLISMNKLNGQIERKLMEQWGMRVFH